One region of Pseudomonas sp. B21-040 genomic DNA includes:
- a CDS encoding LysR family transcriptional regulator, with product MKVSLRHIEVFRAIMQAGSVTGAARLLLTSQPTLSRELARLESLSGLRLFDREGGRLVPTAQAMLLLEEVERSFIGLERINSVAQSIRRFEHGQLSITCLPLFSQTLLPVVCKQFHQQHSGIGLSITAQESPLLEESLSAQRHDLGLTESEQVPRGTRGELLFCADMVCILPEGHPLLIKPLLAMEDFRGVNFINLSGLDIYRQKLDQHFLHAGVDRHTVIETTNAASVCAMVRQQLGVAIINPLSAVQESGRGLVIRPINVSIPYRVMLIRPDFRPSSVFVDAFCKALSVEALSLASALDNRMAGAS from the coding sequence ATGAAGGTCTCGTTGCGGCATATCGAAGTTTTCCGAGCGATCATGCAAGCAGGCAGCGTCACGGGAGCGGCGCGTTTATTGTTGACCTCCCAACCGACGCTCAGCCGGGAACTGGCCCGGCTTGAAAGTCTTTCAGGTTTGCGTTTGTTTGATCGGGAGGGCGGCAGGCTGGTACCGACAGCTCAGGCAATGCTGTTACTCGAAGAAGTCGAACGCTCCTTCATCGGGCTTGAGAGAATCAATAGCGTTGCGCAATCGATCCGGCGTTTCGAACATGGGCAACTCAGCATCACCTGTCTGCCGTTGTTCTCTCAGACGCTATTGCCCGTCGTCTGCAAGCAGTTTCACCAGCAGCACTCGGGCATAGGCTTGAGTATCACCGCGCAAGAATCGCCCTTGCTCGAGGAGTCTCTCAGCGCACAGCGTCACGACCTTGGCTTGACCGAAAGTGAACAGGTGCCAAGGGGCACCCGAGGGGAATTGCTCTTTTGTGCCGACATGGTCTGCATACTGCCTGAGGGGCATCCTTTGTTAATCAAGCCACTGCTGGCAATGGAGGACTTTCGCGGTGTCAATTTCATCAACCTGTCGGGCCTGGACATTTACCGACAGAAGCTCGATCAGCACTTTCTTCATGCAGGTGTGGATCGGCATACCGTGATCGAAACCACCAATGCTGCGTCGGTCTGTGCCATGGTCAGGCAACAATTGGGCGTGGCGATCATCAACCCATTGAGCGCCGTGCAAGAGTCAGGCAGAGGATTGGTCATTCGACCCATCAACGTGTCCATTCCCTATCGCGTCATGCTAATAAGGCCTGATTTTCGACCCTCCTCGGTTTTCGTTGACGCCTTTTGCAAGGCATTGAGCGTTGAGGCGTTGAGTCTTGCCAGTGCCCTGGACAACAGAATGGCGGGGGCCAGTTAG